The following are from one region of the Oryzias latipes chromosome 12, ASM223467v1 genome:
- the LOC101158123 gene encoding nuclear receptor subfamily 5 group A member 2-like, producing MEFGCEVDLEELCPVCGDKVSGYHYGLLTCESCKGFFKRTVQNNKIYACVDKQQCRIDKAQRKRCPFCRFQKCLHVGMRIEAVRADRMRGGRNKFGPTYKRDRALKQQQREAYIRAHRFRTESGTPVASWIQNGDFTFTESLNTVTIQKLSTPSLQSFGPTGAIQNLCSSASSWTIKSMYSNTYAGSAVVDAVTLMEPCDPCSKLRFTQDPRMPPLVMEFLLYDPDELQLQRNTDVHFQQELTGCCSYRSTFKQVYAMVDLLLHAIVEWARMSALFKQLQISDQMKLLHHCWSELLALDIISGQILYDRQASLLLIGDHEVELPCTDHPPGPSLFDLSQRGQALVEKLHILKVDHQELASIKYLILFNPAAKELEDPGFIEKVKLQVGGALLEYTRTACPQLPNRLAHLLEFLSELRPLSCLAEEYLYCRHLRGEVPCNSLLDEMLHAKHNCP from the exons ATGGAGTTTGGTTGTGAGGTGGACTTGGAGGAGCTGTGCCCAGTTTGCGGAGACAAAGTATCTGGGTACCACTACGGACTGCTCACCTGTGAAAGCTGCAAG ggattttttaaaagaactgtCCAGAACAACAAGATCTACGCCTGCGTGGACAAGCAGCAGTGCAGGATCGATAAAGCTCAGAGAAAGCGCTGTCCATTCTGCAGATTTCAGAAGTGCCTCCATGTTGGGATGCGCATTGAAG CTGTTCGTGCAGATCGAATGAGAGGCGGTAGAAACAAATTTGGCCCCACGTACAAGCGTGACCGGGCCCTCAAGCAGCAGCAAAGAGAGGCTTACATACGAGCTCACAGATTCAGAACCGAGAGCGGCACTCCTGTGGCCTCATGGATCCAAAATGGAGATTTTACCTTTACAGAGAGCCTAAACACAGTTACCATCCAAAAGTTATCAACGCCCTCGCTTCAGTCCTTCGGCCCCACTGGTGCCATCCAGAACTTATGCAGTTCTGCTTCCAGCTGGACCATCAAGTCCATGTACAGCAACACATATGCAGGTTCAGCAGTTGTTGATGCAGTGACCCTAATGGAGCCCTGTGACCCGTGCTCCAAACTCAGATTTACACAGGATCCTAGAATGCCTCCACTGGTGATGGAGTTTCTGCTTTACGATCCAGACGAGCTCCAGCTACAAAGAAACACGGATGTTCATTTTCAGCAGGAGTTGACCGGCTGCTGCTCGTACCGCAGCACCTTCAAACAGGTGTATGCCATGGTGGACCTGCTGCTGCACGCCATCGTGGAGTGGGCACGCATGTCCGCCTTGTTTAAGCAGCTTCAG ATCAGTGACCAGATGAAGCTTCTGCATCACTGCTGGAGTGAACTGTTGGCCCTGGACATCATCTCTGGACAAATTCTGTATGACAGACAGGCCAGTCTTCTCCTTATTGGAGACCATGAG gtTGAGCTGCCCTGCACAGACCACCCTCCTGGTCCGTCTTTGTTTGATCTGTCTCAAAGAGGGCAGGCGCTTGTTGAAAAGCTTCACATCCTAAAGGTGGACCATCAAGAATTGGCCTCCATCAAGTATCTGATCCTTTTCAATCCAG CTGCAAAGGAGCTTGAAGACCCCGGTTTCATCGAGAAGGTGAAGCTGCAGGTTGGTGGAGCCCTGCTGGAGTACACGAGGACCGCCTGCCCCCAGCTTCCGAACCGTTTGGCTCACCTGCTAGAGTTCCTGTCAGAGTTACGTCCTCTCAGCTGTCTGGCTGAGGAGTACCTGTACTGCAGACACCTGAGGGGGGAGGTGCCCTGCAACAGCCTCCTGGATGAAATGCTGCACGCCAAACACAACTGCCCGTGA